The DNA region CTCCTATGATATTAATTTTATCATAGAAAGCTATTAAAAGTTAGTATTATTTAATTTACAGAATCTTTTTCACAGGCTCGAAAATGGGTTCACTACATTGTAGTCCCTTTTTCATAATTTGTAATCTTATTTAATTCATTTATCCAATATGCCATTTCATTTATAGCATTTCTTCCTTTATCATGAGCACTTCCTGCATGCGAAGCTTTTCCTGTAAATTCTACCTTATATCCTCCACTTCCTTTTCTTTCAACTACTAAATCTCCATTAGGTCTTGCATGTTCTATAACAAGAGTATAATTACTTTTTTTCGCAATTTCTTCGATTAAATCTTTATAATGTTCTGAACCTATCTCCTCTTCACTATTTAATAAAATACAAATCTTTTTAGAAGTTTTACTTTCTATCAATTCTTTTACAGTATAATACAATGAAAGAAGAGGTCCTTTCATATCAATCACGCCTGGACCAAACACTTTATTTCCTTCCCTTTTAAAAGGTCTCTCCTTTATTGTTCCTTTAGGAAAAACTGTATCTTGATGTCCTAACAATAACACATCATAATTTTCTTCGTTTGTATTTGTAACTTTTAAACAAGGTCCTACTTCTGAATATTTACTAATTTTTTCTACATTTAAACCTAATTTTTTATATTTATCAAAAAAATAATCAGTTATTTTTTCTACTCCCTCTGGATCTTTACTTTCACTTTCCATATTAACAATTTTTTCAAGTTCTTCCGTATATTTTTCTATATTAAAATCTTTCATTTTTATCCCTCTCACTCTAATTTTTTATGATAAAATGCCTAAAGGATATTAGATATTAAAGCATTAATTCTCCGTCTTTTAATATCGTTACACCATCTGCTGTTAAAGTAGGTTTAGTCATTATCAAATCATAATGACAAGCTGCTTTTATAACTCCACCAAGAGTTATATTAGTTCCCACTCCTATATGAAGAGACCCGTAAACCCCTTCATCTTCCAACATACTTCCTGTAAATACACATTCTGGATTTAATCCTACTCCCACTTCAGCTACATTATATACTTGAGGATCTTTTTTACTTATCCAATCATCTGCTAATTTTTTCGCTTCCTCTCCTCCTGAAATACTTTCTGGTATTATATATCCATCTTTAACTTCAGCTCTTACAGGTACTTTTAATAAACCTATTCCTATATATGGTATACTTGCATCTGCTACAATCACTCCATTTGCACTTCCTTCAACAGGAGACACATTAGCTTCAATAGTTGGTACTGGAGCAAATCTTCCAGCTTTTACAATTCCCGTCATAGCATTTCCTCTTCTTCCCTTTCCAGAAAGTTTTAAATTAGTTCCCATTGGAGTAGTTATAGTTATTACTTCCGCTCCTGCTAGTACTTTTGCTACTTTTTCACAATTTGCAGCAGCTTCATAAAAATTAGCATTTACTCCACCTTTTATCATTTGTTCTTCGTTAAATTGTGTTAACATTACTCCTCTTGATCCTGCTGCACAGGCGTCTTTTACTGCATGAGTGTGAGTAATTGATGTGTAAACAGCTCCTATAAAAGCATCTGACTCTTTCATAGCCGCTGCTACTGTTTTTGGTGGTTCTTGACCATCTCTTTCTCTAGGCATTAATAAATGAATTGTTGGTTCTGCTCCTGCAGCAACAACAGCTGCAGCTAAAGCTTCAGTTATTCTCATTTGTTTTGGTTCTGTTACAATTGCCACTTGTTCTCCAGGTTTCACTCCAAGATTTATTTCTACTATTGATCTTGCTGCTTTAGCCATTAATATTTTTTTCATAACTATATCATCTCCTCAAATTATTTATACACGTTAATAAAAGTTACAATTATAATTGAATTGAAAAAGTTAATAAATAAACTACCTACTAGAGGTAAAATAAAGAATGCTGTCGGAGCTTTTCCATATTTTTCCTCAACAGATTGCATGTTAGCCATAGCAGTAGGAACAGCCCCTAATCCAAATCCACAATGTCCAACTGCCATCATAGCAGCTTCAAAATCTTTTCCCATCATTCTAAATGTTAAGAAAGTTGCACAAATAAACATTAATATAGTTTGAGCTATTAATAATATAATCATAGGAATAGCTAAGTCAGCAATTTGCCACAATTTCAAATTCATCATAGACAAAGCCAAGAATAGCATTAAAGATAAATCTCCCATTATTCTAACTTCATTTTCTTTTATTTTAAAATTAGGAGAATAATCTGCTATATTTCTCATAATTGCTGCAGCTATCATTGCTCCAACTGAATCTGGGAAAGTTAAACCTATTTTTTTTAGCCCCATAGAAATTATAGAACCAAGAGCCATAGAGATTAATAATTGATACATTGCTGATTGTATTCTTTTTTCATCTATTTTATTTTTAATTTCTTTAAGAGAATCATTAGATTTTTCAACTTCTTCATTTTTTATAATTTTAGAAACTAATTTATATTTTTCAATAAGAAATTTACCTGTAGGACCACCTATTAAACTACCAGAAACTAGTCCAAAAGTAGCTGCAGCTAAAGAAATTGTTAGAGCGTTAGACAAACCAGCTTCTTCTAATACAGGTGCAAATGCTGCGGAAGTTCCATGACCACCAGTCATTGGTATAGAAGCAGTTGCTAAACCTACTAAAGGATTTAAACCTAAAAATTTAGCTAGATATACTCCAAGAAAATTTTGAAGAATAACTACGATAATAGAAGCTATTAAAAATTTTAATACTTGAGGTCCACCTTTTTTTAATAATTTATAGCTTGCTGTAAATCCGATACTAGAATAAAAAGCTAAAGCAAAGAAATTACTAAGTACAAAGTTTAATTTTAGATTAAATAAACCTGTAGAATATCCTATAGAAAGTAATATTGTAAAAATTAATCCACCTACAACAGGAACAGGAATACAAAATCTTCTAAGTATTTCAACTCTTTTTTTAATAAAATCTCCAACAATTAAAACAACTGCTGCAGTAGCAACGGTTAAAAATAAATTAAATTCTAATTCCATAAAAAACCTCCTAACTTTAAATTTTTATAATTTCTAAACACATCTTTCATTACTCTTTAAAATATTCTATAGAATATTTTATATTTAATATATACTATATTAAATATAAAATGTCAAGTTTTTTTATAAAATTTTCATAAAAACTATATTTTTCGTTAAATTAATACTATTAATTTTTTATATATTCTTAAAAATATTATTCCACAAAAAAACTGTAAACAAACTTAATCTGTTTACAGTCAAAACAAAAAATATTCTCTATTTTAATTTAAAATGTTTTCTATTCTATTTAATTCATCTTCAGAAAACTCAAGATTTTTAATTGTATTTACATTATCAATTATCTGTTCAACTTTACTAGCACCTATAAGTACACTTGTAACCTCTTTTTTTCTCAAATTCCAAGCAAGAGCCATTTGAGCAAGACTTTGTCCTCTATCTTTTGCAATCTCATTAAGCTCTCTTACTTTTTTTATTTTTTCTTCAGAAAGATAACGTTCTGCAATGGTTGTTCCCTCTCTTGAGGCTCTTGAATCTTTTGGAATATCTTTAAGATATTTATTAGATAATGCTCCT from Fusobacterium perfoetens includes:
- a CDS encoding M20/M25/M40 family metallo-hydrolase, with product MKDFNIEKYTEELEKIVNMESESKDPEGVEKITDYFFDKYKKLGLNVEKISKYSEVGPCLKVTNTNEENYDVLLLGHQDTVFPKGTIKERPFKREGNKVFGPGVIDMKGPLLSLYYTVKELIESKTSKKICILLNSEEEIGSEHYKDLIEEIAKKSNYTLVIEHARPNGDLVVERKGSGGYKVEFTGKASHAGSAHDKGRNAINEMAYWINELNKITNYEKGTTM
- a CDS encoding aminopeptidase, whose translation is MKKILMAKAARSIVEINLGVKPGEQVAIVTEPKQMRITEALAAAVVAAGAEPTIHLLMPRERDGQEPPKTVAAAMKESDAFIGAVYTSITHTHAVKDACAAGSRGVMLTQFNEEQMIKGGVNANFYEAAANCEKVAKVLAGAEVITITTPMGTNLKLSGKGRRGNAMTGIVKAGRFAPVPTIEANVSPVEGSANGVIVADASIPYIGIGLLKVPVRAEVKDGYIIPESISGGEEAKKLADDWISKKDPQVYNVAEVGVGLNPECVFTGSMLEDEGVYGSLHIGVGTNITLGGVIKAACHYDLIMTKPTLTADGVTILKDGELML
- the gltS gene encoding sodium/glutamate symporter — its product is MELEFNLFLTVATAAVVLIVGDFIKKRVEILRRFCIPVPVVGGLIFTILLSIGYSTGLFNLKLNFVLSNFFALAFYSSIGFTASYKLLKKGGPQVLKFLIASIIVVILQNFLGVYLAKFLGLNPLVGLATASIPMTGGHGTSAAFAPVLEEAGLSNALTISLAAATFGLVSGSLIGGPTGKFLIEKYKLVSKIIKNEEVEKSNDSLKEIKNKIDEKRIQSAMYQLLISMALGSIISMGLKKIGLTFPDSVGAMIAAAIMRNIADYSPNFKIKENEVRIMGDLSLMLFLALSMMNLKLWQIADLAIPMIILLIAQTILMFICATFLTFRMMGKDFEAAMMAVGHCGFGLGAVPTAMANMQSVEEKYGKAPTAFFILPLVGSLFINFFNSIIIVTFINVYK